In one Nicotiana sylvestris chromosome 8, ASM39365v2, whole genome shotgun sequence genomic region, the following are encoded:
- the LOC138875427 gene encoding vinorine synthase-like, which produces MEMKVEITHKGTIRPSTPTPLSQIDYKLSLIDQLTPGPYVPIVLFYDSTTKFSHDHLKKSLSKTLNYMYPLAGRIKDDFTIECNDKGVVFLEANVSNITLSNIVNDPKIGTLSQLLPCHPHTRSKEPSDQVLLAIQVTKFLVEEFPLVFVFGI; this is translated from the coding sequence ATGGAAATGAAAGTTGAAATTACTCACAAAGGTACAATCAGACCATCTACTCCAACACCTCTAAGCCAAATAGATTACAAGCTTTCCCTTATAGATCAATTAACCCCAGGTCCTTATGTTCCTATTGTCCTCTTCTATGACTCAACCACCAAATTCTCCCATGATCACCTCAAAAAGTCCCTCTCAAAAACCTTGAATTATATGTACCCTCTAGCTGGAAGAATAAAGGATGATTTCACAATCGAATGCAACGATAAAGGAGTGGTTTTTCTTGAAGCAAATGTAAGCAACATTACCTTGTCCAACATTGTCAATGACCCAAAAATTGGAACTCTGTCTCAACTGCTTCCATGCCATCCTCATACAAGATCTAAAGAACCAAGTGATCAAGTTTTGCTAGCAATTCAAGTGACAAAGTTCCTTGTGGAGGAATTTCCATTGGTGTTTGTGTTTGGCATCTAA